One window from the genome of Enterobacteriaceae bacterium Kacie_13 encodes:
- the flgC gene encoding flagellar basal body rod protein FlgC, whose product MSMLGIFDIAGSALAAQSQRLNVSASNMANADSVTGPDGQPYRAKQVVFQVNAAPGQETGGVKVAQIVDDPAPMRMVYEPGNPMADAKGYVQMPNVDVVSEMVNTISASRSYQANVEVLNTTKSLMMKTLTLGQ is encoded by the coding sequence ATGTCGATGTTGGGTATTTTTGATATCGCCGGATCTGCGCTCGCTGCGCAGTCTCAGCGTCTGAACGTCAGCGCCAGTAACATGGCTAACGCCGACAGCGTCACCGGTCCCGATGGCCAGCCTTATCGGGCCAAACAGGTGGTGTTTCAGGTGAATGCCGCACCCGGCCAGGAAACCGGCGGGGTGAAAGTGGCGCAAATTGTTGATGATCCGGCGCCAATGCGCATGGTGTATGAGCCAGGTAATCCGATGGCGGATGCTAAAGGTTATGTACAGATGCCAAACGTAGATGTGGTCAGCGAAATGGTGAACACCATCTCCGCTTCCCGCAGTTATCAGGCCAACGTCGAGGTGCTCAATACCACCAAGTCGTTGATGATGAAAACTCTGACTCTGGGTCAATAG
- the flgB gene encoding flagellar basal body rod protein FlgB → MLDKLNAALQFQQEALNLRAQRQEILSANIANADTPGYQARDIDFASQLQKVMEQGRASGSGMSLSLTSDRHIPASNAQAADMDLMYRIPDQPSADGNTVDMDRERTNFADNSVRYQTDLTVLGGQVKSMMSVLQG, encoded by the coding sequence ATGCTCGACAAACTGAACGCCGCACTACAGTTCCAACAGGAAGCGCTCAACCTGCGCGCCCAGCGGCAAGAAATACTTTCAGCCAATATCGCCAACGCCGATACCCCAGGGTATCAGGCGCGCGATATTGATTTCGCCAGTCAGTTACAGAAAGTGATGGAGCAGGGGCGCGCCAGTGGCAGCGGAATGTCTTTATCACTGACGTCTGACCGCCACATTCCGGCATCGAACGCTCAGGCAGCTGATATGGATTTGATGTACCGGATCCCGGATCAACCTTCGGCGGACGGCAACACAGTCGATATGGACCGTGAACGTACCAACTTTGCCGATAACAGCGTGCGTTATCAGACTGATCTGACCGTCCTTGGCGGACAGGTCAAATCGATGATGTCCGTGCTGCAAGGATAA